One Gelria sp. Kuro-4 DNA segment encodes these proteins:
- the rpoD gene encoding RNA polymerase sigma factor RpoD — protein sequence MPKNDDLPAIDGLAELLKKGKKRGSLTYTEIMDALQNVELDAEQIDRVYGTLAEAGIEVVDEGGPSEPLAEPATEELDLSMPEGVAIDDPVRMYLKEIGRVPLLTPEEEIELAKRIERGDLEAKRRLAEANLRLVVSIAKRYVGRGMLFLDLIQEGNLGLLKAVEKFDYRKGYKFSTYATWWIRQAITRAIADQARTIRIPVHMVETINRLVRVQRQLLQELGRDPLPEEIAEEMGISVDRVREIMKIAQEPVSLETPIGEEEDSHLGDFIEDQEAPSPADAASFSLLREQLEEVLETLTPREKKVLRLRFGLEDGRARTLEEVGQTFGVTRERIRQIEAKALRKLRHPSRSKRLKDFLD from the coding sequence GTGCCGAAAAATGATGATCTACCAGCCATCGATGGCCTGGCCGAACTGCTGAAAAAGGGCAAGAAGCGGGGAAGCCTGACCTACACGGAGATCATGGATGCCCTGCAAAACGTAGAGCTTGACGCCGAGCAGATCGACCGCGTCTACGGTACCCTGGCGGAAGCCGGGATTGAAGTGGTGGATGAAGGCGGCCCCAGCGAGCCCCTGGCCGAGCCGGCGACGGAAGAACTGGATTTGTCTATGCCGGAAGGCGTGGCCATTGATGACCCGGTGCGTATGTACCTGAAGGAGATTGGCCGCGTGCCTCTTCTCACCCCCGAAGAGGAGATCGAGCTGGCCAAGCGCATCGAACGGGGCGACCTGGAGGCGAAACGGCGGCTCGCCGAGGCCAACCTCAGGCTGGTAGTAAGCATCGCCAAGAGGTACGTCGGGCGCGGAATGCTCTTCTTGGATCTCATTCAGGAAGGCAACCTCGGTCTCCTGAAGGCCGTTGAAAAGTTCGACTACCGTAAGGGCTACAAGTTCAGCACCTACGCCACCTGGTGGATCCGCCAGGCCATCACCCGGGCCATCGCGGACCAGGCACGCACCATACGCATACCGGTGCACATGGTGGAGACCATCAACCGCCTGGTGCGGGTGCAAAGGCAGCTGCTGCAGGAGCTCGGGCGCGACCCGCTGCCGGAAGAGATCGCCGAGGAGATGGGCATCAGCGTGGACCGGGTGCGCGAGATCATGAAGATCGCCCAAGAACCGGTGTCCCTGGAGACGCCCATCGGCGAGGAAGAGGACAGCCACCTGGGTGACTTCATCGAGGACCAGGAGGCGCCTTCCCCGGCGGACGCAGCGTCGTTTTCGCTCCTTAGGGAGCAGCTGGAAGAGGTGCTGGAGACGTTGACGCCCCGGGAAAAGAAGGTGCTGAGGCTGCGCTTCGGCCTGGAAGACGGCCGGGCCCGCACGCTGGAAGAGGTGGGCCAGACCTTCGGCGTCACCCGCGAACGCATCCGCCAGATTGAGGCCAAGGCGCTGCGCAAGCTCCGCCATCCCAGCCGCAGCAAACGGCTGAAGGACTTTCTGGACTGA
- the dnaG gene encoding DNA primase: MAGKMFPAEFIAQVRAANDIVAVVSDYVRLKKVGHNFVGLCPFHNEDTPSFNVNREKQMFYCFGCNVGGDVFEFVRQREKVDFPEAVRLLAERAHLPLPARSRREERRQEERDELYYANALAAEYFRAQLTRPGGEAAREYLARRGVTLEVAEDFGLGYAPPAWEGLLSHLKSRGVSAATAVRAGLAVPRPQGDGAYDRFRGRLMFPIRDLRGRVCAFGGRVLGPGEPKYLNSPETPVYSKGRTLYALERARSSIEKEDRVLVVEGYLDALTCHQYGFTWAVASLGTALTRDQVELLKRFSNNVYIGYDADAAGQAATVRGLELTRAAGCRVRVLKVPVGKDPDEFLHSEGKEAFAALVAAALPLPDYHYQRLLARHGKDTLEGRVAVAQGMAPVLAGIESAVEREEYTRRVAQDLGLRMEALAAEIRRAARAPSAEGRPPAGGRAGRPSLVPAAGQAAAAALTGLVQLFVFAPETRPAIAAALPPGGLGETPPAVVLRALLNLYQEGSTDFSLPEISRRLPDQAARECLAQVAVRPAPVGETEGLLADYLRFLQRLFLEQEIGRLRKEIISLNRAGKNEESANLIRRLNDLLREANRLKQPSQMTFPTGGRKEGGTRRAEK, translated from the coding sequence ATGGCCGGTAAGATGTTTCCTGCCGAGTTCATCGCCCAGGTGCGGGCGGCGAACGACATCGTGGCGGTAGTGAGCGATTATGTACGCCTGAAAAAGGTGGGGCACAACTTCGTCGGGCTGTGCCCCTTTCATAACGAGGACACCCCCTCCTTTAACGTCAACCGGGAAAAGCAGATGTTCTATTGCTTCGGCTGCAACGTGGGCGGCGATGTTTTTGAGTTCGTCCGGCAGCGCGAGAAGGTGGACTTCCCGGAGGCGGTGCGGCTGCTGGCCGAGCGCGCCCACCTGCCGCTCCCGGCGCGGTCGCGCCGGGAAGAGCGGCGCCAGGAGGAACGCGACGAGCTGTACTACGCCAACGCTTTGGCGGCGGAGTATTTCCGTGCCCAGCTCACGCGCCCCGGTGGCGAGGCCGCCCGGGAGTACCTGGCGCGCCGCGGGGTAACGCTGGAGGTGGCGGAAGATTTCGGCCTGGGGTATGCGCCGCCGGCCTGGGAGGGCCTCCTCAGCCATCTGAAGAGCCGGGGCGTATCGGCCGCCACAGCGGTGCGCGCCGGCCTGGCCGTCCCGCGGCCCCAGGGCGACGGGGCGTACGACCGTTTCCGCGGCCGCCTGATGTTCCCCATCCGCGATTTGCGGGGGCGCGTCTGCGCCTTCGGTGGGCGGGTGCTGGGACCAGGGGAGCCCAAGTACCTTAATTCCCCGGAGACGCCCGTATACAGCAAGGGGCGCACCCTCTACGCGCTGGAGCGGGCGCGGAGCAGCATTGAAAAGGAGGACCGGGTGCTGGTGGTGGAGGGCTACCTGGACGCGCTCACCTGCCACCAGTACGGCTTCACCTGGGCGGTGGCTTCCTTAGGTACCGCCCTCACCCGGGACCAGGTGGAACTGCTCAAGCGCTTCAGCAACAACGTTTACATCGGCTACGATGCCGATGCCGCCGGCCAGGCGGCCACCGTACGGGGCCTGGAGCTCACGCGGGCGGCCGGTTGCCGGGTCCGGGTGCTCAAGGTGCCGGTGGGCAAAGACCCGGATGAGTTCCTGCACAGCGAAGGAAAGGAGGCCTTCGCCGCCCTGGTGGCGGCGGCCCTGCCGCTGCCGGACTACCACTACCAGCGGCTCCTGGCCCGGCACGGGAAAGACACCCTGGAAGGGCGCGTGGCCGTCGCCCAGGGGATGGCCCCGGTGCTGGCAGGTATAGAGAGCGCTGTGGAAAGGGAAGAGTATACCAGAAGGGTGGCCCAGGACCTGGGACTTAGGATGGAAGCGCTAGCGGCAGAAATTCGGCGTGCAGCTCGCGCGCCGTCGGCAGAGGGGCGCCCGCCGGCAGGCGGCCGCGCGGGCAGGCCCTCGCTGGTGCCGGCGGCAGGGCAGGCCGCGGCCGCAGCCCTAACCGGCCTGGTACAGCTGTTTGTTTTTGCGCCTGAGACGCGGCCGGCGATTGCGGCCGCGCTGCCGCCGGGCGGCTTGGGGGAAACCCCCCCGGCGGTGGTTTTGAGGGCTCTCTTGAACTTGTACCAAGAGGGGAGCACGGATTTCTCTTTGCCTGAGATCAGCCGGCGGCTGCCCGATCAAGCGGCCCGGGAGTGCCTGGCCCAAGTTGCCGTGCGGCCTGCTCCGGTCGGCGAAACAGAGGGACTCCTGGCCGATTACCTGCGCTTTCTCCAACGCCTCTTTTTGGAGCAGGAAATCGGCCGGCTGAGAAAAGAAATAATTTCTCTTAACAGAGCAGGGAAAAACGAAGAGAGCGCGAATCTAATACGTAGGCTGAACGATCTCTTACGTGAGGCCAACCGTTTGAAGCAACCGAGCCAAATGACTTTCCCCACAGGCGGCCGGAAGGAAGGGGGGACGAGACGTGCCGAAAAATGA
- a CDS encoding deoxyguanosinetriphosphate triphosphohydrolase, with protein sequence MLIREETEAREERELSPLAVLSRKSRGRVRPEPECPVRTAFQRDRDRIIHSKAFRRLKHKTQVFISPEGDHYRTRLTHTLEVAQIARTVARALRLNEDLTEAIALGHDLGHTPFGHTGEEALNAVFPGGFRHNEQSLRVVDVLEQDGGLNLTWEVRDGIAHHTGPVEPATLEGNIVRRADRIAYINHDIDDAVRAGIISAAELPQDVLALLGRTHSRRINTMVCDLIAASRAAGRITMSEEVGAATDKLRQFLFAHVYVGSRAKSEDAKARRLIGELYRHFLAHPDELPDEYTRLAGGDTARAACDYIAGMTDRYARSEFLRCFLPQSWGRSLFWD encoded by the coding sequence GTGCTGATTCGCGAAGAAACCGAGGCGCGGGAGGAAAGGGAACTTTCGCCGCTGGCCGTCCTCAGCCGAAAAAGCCGCGGGCGGGTGCGGCCCGAGCCCGAATGCCCGGTGCGCACCGCGTTCCAGCGCGACCGCGACCGCATCATCCACTCCAAGGCCTTCCGCCGCCTGAAGCACAAAACCCAGGTCTTCATCTCGCCCGAGGGCGACCACTACCGCACGCGCCTCACCCACACCCTGGAGGTGGCTCAGATCGCCCGCACTGTGGCCCGGGCCCTGCGCCTCAATGAGGACCTTACCGAAGCAATCGCCCTCGGGCACGACCTGGGGCACACCCCCTTCGGCCACACGGGCGAAGAGGCATTGAATGCCGTCTTTCCCGGCGGCTTCCGCCACAATGAACAGAGCCTGCGCGTGGTGGACGTGCTGGAGCAGGACGGCGGGCTCAACCTCACCTGGGAGGTGCGTGACGGCATCGCACACCACACCGGACCGGTGGAGCCGGCGACCCTGGAAGGAAACATCGTACGGCGGGCCGACCGCATTGCCTACATTAACCACGACATCGACGACGCCGTCCGCGCCGGGATCATCAGCGCGGCTGAGCTGCCCCAGGACGTCCTGGCGCTGCTGGGGCGGACGCACAGCCGGCGCATCAACACCATGGTGTGCGACCTCATCGCCGCCAGCCGCGCCGCCGGGCGCATCACGATGAGCGAGGAGGTGGGCGCCGCCACGGACAAGCTGCGCCAGTTCCTGTTCGCCCATGTTTACGTGGGTTCACGGGCCAAGAGTGAAGACGCCAAGGCGCGCCGCCTCATCGGCGAGCTCTACCGGCATTTTTTGGCGCACCCCGACGAACTGCCGGACGAGTACACCCGGCTGGCCGGGGGCGACACCGCCCGCGCGGCCTGCGACTACATCGCCGGCATGACGGACCGCTACGCCCGTTCTGAGTTTCTCCGCTGTTTTCTCCCTCAGTCCTGGGGCCGGAGCCTTTTTTGGGACTGA
- the ppdK gene encoding pyruvate, phosphate dikinase, whose product MKSLLGGKGAGLAEMTRIGLPVPPGITITTETCKEFYRQGEKFPAGLEDEIRQGMRDLEQAMQKTFGDDKDPLLVSVRSGAPISMPGMMDTILNLGLTDTSVAGLAAKTGNERFAWDCYRRFIQMFGDVAMKVPGEKFEHAMEELKREKNARLDTDLDAAALQELVRRFKAIYREAVGEDFPQDPYAQLFAAVRAVFASWNNDRAKVYRRVNKIPDDLGTAVNIQTMVFGNMGNTSGTGVAFTRNPATGEKVLYGEYLVNAQGEDVVAGIRTPQPITNLKNDMPGVYEQFKQVAELLENHYRDVQDIEFTIQEGKLYILQTRSGKRTAAAAVKIAVDMVSEGRITKEEAILRVDPAQLVQLMHRRIDPNAKVEVVAEGLPASPGAATGKVVFSADEAEKRGNEGEAVILVRTETTPDDIHGIIPARGVLTSRGGMTSHAAVVARGMGKPAVCGCEAIKIDPLAEVFRVNGREVKKNDVITIDGATGQVILGAAPLIEPELSGDFETILKWADEIRTLGVRANADYPRDAVQARRFGAEGIGLCRTEHMFMEVDRLPIVQQMILAESREEREEALAKLLPIQQSDFYGILKAMEGLPVTIRLLDPPLHEFLPKEEELLVDVTRLEVTGENPKLLAEKKELLRQVRAMKEFNPMLGHRGCRLGITWPEVYEMQAQAIFNAVSQLVREGVKVLPEVMIPLVGMPKELEMLREMVVRVAEETKARDGVEFEYKVGTMIELPRACLVADKIAEHAEFFSFGTNDLTQTTFGFSRDDAEGKFLPQYIDKKILPENPFAVLDQEGLGQLIALGVQKGRSVNPELKVGICGEHGGEPSSIDFCHRTGFNYVSCSPFRVPIARLAAARAELVNKKK is encoded by the coding sequence ATGAAGAGCCTCCTGGGTGGCAAAGGCGCCGGCCTGGCGGAGATGACCCGCATCGGGCTGCCGGTGCCGCCCGGGATTACCATTACCACAGAGACGTGCAAAGAGTTTTACCGCCAGGGGGAAAAGTTTCCGGCCGGTTTAGAGGACGAAATCCGGCAGGGGATGCGGGACTTGGAACAGGCCATGCAAAAGACCTTCGGCGACGACAAGGACCCGCTCCTGGTTTCCGTGCGCTCCGGGGCGCCCATTTCCATGCCCGGCATGATGGATACCATCCTCAACCTGGGCCTTACCGACACCAGTGTGGCAGGCCTGGCGGCCAAGACGGGCAATGAGCGCTTCGCCTGGGACTGCTACCGCCGCTTCATCCAGATGTTTGGCGACGTGGCCATGAAGGTACCGGGTGAGAAGTTTGAGCACGCCATGGAAGAGCTTAAACGAGAAAAAAACGCCCGGCTTGATACCGACCTGGACGCGGCGGCGCTGCAGGAACTGGTCCGGCGCTTTAAGGCCATCTATCGCGAAGCGGTGGGCGAAGATTTCCCCCAGGACCCGTACGCCCAGCTTTTTGCTGCGGTGCGCGCCGTGTTCGCTTCCTGGAACAACGACCGGGCCAAGGTGTACCGGCGGGTGAACAAGATCCCGGACGACCTAGGGACGGCCGTCAACATCCAGACCATGGTTTTTGGCAACATGGGCAACACCTCTGGTACCGGCGTGGCCTTTACGCGCAACCCGGCCACAGGCGAGAAGGTCCTTTACGGCGAGTACCTGGTGAACGCCCAAGGCGAAGACGTGGTGGCCGGCATCCGCACGCCGCAGCCCATTACCAACCTGAAAAACGATATGCCGGGTGTGTACGAACAGTTTAAACAAGTGGCCGAGCTGCTGGAGAACCACTATCGCGATGTACAGGATATCGAATTCACCATTCAGGAAGGCAAGCTCTACATCCTGCAGACGCGGAGCGGCAAGCGCACGGCGGCCGCCGCGGTGAAGATCGCCGTGGACATGGTGAGCGAGGGCAGAATCACCAAGGAAGAGGCCATCCTGCGCGTGGATCCCGCCCAGCTCGTGCAGCTGATGCACCGGCGGATCGATCCCAACGCTAAGGTTGAGGTTGTCGCGGAAGGCCTGCCGGCTTCTCCGGGAGCGGCCACCGGTAAGGTGGTCTTCAGCGCCGACGAGGCGGAAAAGCGCGGGAACGAAGGCGAGGCCGTGATCTTGGTGCGCACCGAGACCACCCCAGACGACATCCATGGCATCATCCCCGCCCGCGGCGTGCTCACCAGCCGCGGCGGCATGACCAGCCACGCCGCGGTGGTGGCCCGCGGTATGGGCAAACCCGCCGTGTGCGGCTGCGAGGCCATCAAGATCGATCCTCTGGCTGAGGTTTTCCGGGTGAACGGCCGCGAGGTCAAAAAGAACGATGTCATCACCATCGACGGGGCGACCGGCCAGGTCATCCTGGGCGCGGCCCCGCTCATTGAGCCGGAGCTCTCCGGCGACTTCGAGACCATCCTCAAGTGGGCCGATGAGATCCGCACCCTGGGTGTGCGGGCCAACGCTGACTACCCGCGGGATGCCGTGCAGGCCCGCCGCTTCGGCGCCGAGGGCATCGGCCTCTGCCGCACGGAGCACATGTTCATGGAGGTGGACCGCCTCCCCATCGTCCAGCAGATGATCTTGGCGGAGAGCAGGGAAGAGCGCGAAGAAGCGCTGGCCAAGCTGCTGCCCATCCAGCAGAGCGATTTCTACGGCATCCTCAAGGCCATGGAGGGCCTGCCGGTTACCATCCGCCTGCTCGATCCCCCGCTGCATGAGTTCCTGCCCAAGGAAGAAGAGCTCCTGGTGGACGTCACGCGCCTTGAGGTTACCGGCGAGAACCCCAAACTCTTGGCCGAGAAAAAAGAACTCCTGCGCCAGGTGCGGGCCATGAAGGAGTTTAACCCCATGCTCGGCCACCGCGGCTGCCGCCTCGGCATCACCTGGCCCGAGGTGTATGAAATGCAGGCGCAGGCCATCTTTAACGCCGTCAGCCAGCTGGTCCGAGAAGGCGTCAAGGTGCTGCCCGAGGTGATGATCCCGCTCGTCGGCATGCCCAAGGAGCTGGAGATGCTGCGCGAGATGGTGGTGCGCGTGGCGGAGGAGACGAAGGCGCGCGACGGCGTGGAGTTTGAGTACAAGGTCGGAACCATGATCGAGCTCCCGCGGGCCTGCCTGGTGGCGGACAAGATCGCGGAGCATGCCGAGTTCTTTTCCTTCGGCACAAACGACCTCACCCAGACCACCTTCGGCTTCAGCCGCGACGACGCCGAGGGCAAGTTCCTGCCCCAGTACATCGACAAGAAGATCCTGCCGGAGAACCCCTTCGCCGTGCTGGACCAGGAGGGCCTGGGCCAGCTCATCGCCCTGGGTGTCCAGAAGGGGCGCAGCGTGAATCCGGAGCTCAAGGTCGGGATCTGCGGCGAGCACGGCGGCGAGCCCAGTTCCATCGACTTCTGCCACCGCACGGGCTTCAACTACGTGAGCTGCTCGCCCTTCCGTGTGCCCATCGCGCGCCTGGCCGCTGCCCGCGCCGAGCTCGTGAACAAGAAAAAGTAG
- a CDS encoding pyruvate, water dikinase regulatory protein, whose protein sequence is MKEEQPVVFILSDSLGETAELVVRAALSQFNSQGAKIRRVPFVTEAAQVEEVLQEAAGTNCVLAYTFVLPELRRALAAGAARLGLKAVDIMGPILGALEGIMPGAPQLKPGLVHRLDEEYFDRMEAIEFAVRFDNGKDPRGLFRADVVLIGVSRTSKTPLSLYLAHQKVRSANLPLVLGVAPPEELFQLPPEKIIGLTISPAKLVEIRQERLRTMGLEGNADYASTGRIEKEVAYAEEIMARLRCQVLDVTNMAVEEIATKIMQLLKKGDNL, encoded by the coding sequence ATCAAGGAAGAACAGCCGGTCGTTTTTATTCTCTCGGACTCCTTGGGCGAGACTGCCGAGCTGGTGGTGCGGGCGGCGCTCAGCCAGTTCAACTCCCAAGGGGCGAAGATAAGGCGGGTGCCCTTCGTCACCGAAGCGGCGCAGGTGGAGGAGGTGCTCCAGGAGGCCGCAGGAACGAACTGCGTGCTGGCTTATACCTTTGTCCTGCCCGAGCTGAGGCGCGCCCTGGCAGCGGGGGCGGCGCGACTGGGCCTTAAGGCTGTGGACATTATGGGACCTATTCTGGGCGCCCTGGAGGGGATCATGCCGGGAGCGCCGCAGCTTAAACCCGGCCTCGTGCACCGCCTGGACGAAGAATACTTCGACCGCATGGAGGCCATTGAGTTTGCGGTGCGCTTCGACAACGGTAAAGACCCGCGGGGTCTCTTCCGGGCCGACGTGGTGCTCATTGGCGTCTCGCGCACTTCCAAGACACCTCTTTCCCTGTACCTGGCCCACCAGAAGGTCCGCAGCGCGAACCTGCCGCTGGTGCTGGGCGTGGCCCCGCCGGAGGAGCTGTTCCAGTTGCCGCCGGAGAAGATCATCGGCCTTACCATCTCTCCCGCCAAGCTGGTGGAGATTCGCCAGGAGCGCCTGCGCACCATGGGCCTCGAGGGCAACGCGGATTATGCCAGCACCGGCCGCATTGAAAAGGAGGTGGCATATGCAGAGGAGATCATGGCCAGACTAAGGTGCCAGGTCTTGGATGTAACCAACATGGCGGTTGAGGAGATTGCCACCAAGATTATGCAACTTCTGAAAAAGGGGGATAACCTGTGA